In Patescibacteria group bacterium, one genomic interval encodes:
- the def gene encoding peptide deformylase codes for MILPIITIPSPLLRNNSRDISKMELKTPEIIVLIKNMCDTMPARDGIGLAAPQVGINVNIAVIATDKGPLVAVNPKIIKASEEMQEDEEGCLSIPGIAGMVPRATSIKVAFLSAQGTRTTLNAQGLFARVFQHEIDHLRGILYIDRVTRFTTKVTHVQQEGFKAFLHTPPL; via the coding sequence ATGATTTTGCCTATTATTACCATTCCTTCGCCCCTCCTGCGGAACAATTCCCGAGATATTTCGAAAATGGAACTCAAAACGCCAGAAATTATCGTATTGATAAAAAACATGTGCGATACCATGCCGGCGCGCGACGGCATCGGCCTTGCCGCTCCGCAAGTAGGGATCAATGTGAATATCGCAGTCATCGCGACAGACAAAGGGCCTCTTGTGGCAGTGAATCCTAAAATAATAAAAGCATCAGAAGAAATGCAGGAAGACGAAGAAGGGTGTTTGTCTATCCCCGGCATTGCGGGTATGGTGCCGCGCGCAACGAGCATTAAGGTTGCATTCCTTTCTGCGCAAGGAACGCGCACCACCCTCAATGCCCAAGGATTATTTGCGCGGGTATTTCAACACGAAATTGACCATTTACGCGGCATTCTTTATATTGATCGCGTGACACGATTTACCACCAAGGTAACGCATGTGCAACAGGAAGGGTTCAAAGCGTTTCTGCATACGCCACCGCTATGA